The following proteins are co-located in the Sphingomonas panacis genome:
- a CDS encoding C13 family peptidase: MPLRPLRALLLAALLLSVAASAQPSKRTPSRPPAAEQDEDEFADYAAEGFQFEHGRDPGWQLAEHRRLDRALTALQPQRKGVVDAYVLVAGLDSDPVFGREAREAGKVLARRYDAAGRTIVLAGPDGRGADTLARGSPDNIAAALARIAELIDKTEDVLVLYTTSHGAPYGIVYEDGESGVGAVAPARLAAMLTTLGLKRRLVIVSACYSGVFVAPLASADGVVMTAAAADRSSFGCEADSDWTFFGDALVNHALRKDQPFASAAKDATTLITRWETQGKLRASNPKLAIGARTARWLAPLDRRIPDGATTPVGRPATSLFARKAG, encoded by the coding sequence ATGCCCCTGCGTCCGCTCCGAGCGCTGCTGCTCGCCGCCCTGCTGCTCTCCGTCGCCGCCTCCGCGCAGCCGTCCAAGCGCACGCCCTCGCGTCCACCCGCCGCCGAGCAGGATGAGGACGAATTCGCCGACTATGCCGCCGAAGGCTTCCAGTTCGAACATGGCCGAGACCCCGGCTGGCAACTCGCCGAACATCGCCGGCTCGATCGCGCGCTCACCGCGCTCCAGCCGCAGCGCAAGGGCGTGGTCGATGCCTATGTGCTGGTCGCGGGGCTCGACAGCGACCCCGTGTTCGGCCGCGAGGCGCGCGAGGCCGGCAAGGTGCTCGCCCGCCGCTACGATGCCGCCGGCCGAACGATCGTCCTCGCCGGCCCCGACGGACGCGGCGCGGATACGCTCGCACGCGGCTCGCCCGACAATATCGCGGCGGCACTCGCCCGCATCGCCGAGCTGATCGACAAGACCGAGGACGTGCTGGTCCTCTACACCACCAGCCACGGCGCGCCCTACGGCATCGTCTATGAGGACGGCGAGTCCGGCGTCGGCGCGGTCGCACCGGCGCGGTTGGCGGCGATGCTCACCACGCTCGGGCTGAAACGCCGGCTGGTGATCGTCAGCGCCTGCTATTCGGGCGTGTTCGTGGCCCCGCTCGCCAGCGCCGACGGCGTGGTGATGACCGCCGCCGCCGCCGATCGCTCCTCGTTCGGCTGCGAGGCCGACAGCGACTGGACCTTCTTCGGCGACGCGCTCGTCAACCACGCGCTTCGCAAGGATCAGCCCTTCGCATCGGCCGCGAAGGACGCGACGACGCTGATCACCAGATGGGAAACGCAGGGCAAGCTGCGCGCCTCCAACCCCAAACTCGCGATCGGCGCGCGCACGGCGCGCTGGCTCGCCCCGCTCGACCGCCGCATCCCCGACGGCGCGACCACCCCGGTCGGCCGCCCCGCCACCAGCCTGTTCGCGCGCAAAGCTGGCTGA
- a CDS encoding DMT family transporter encodes MSIGVTLVVLLAALLHASWNAMLRAGTDRLWSMTVMCIAVAAACALAAPFLPMPARASWGCAIASAVLHVGYNLFLVRTYRSGDLGQTYPIARGTSPLLVSLGAALFAGEWPDGISMAGVLLVSGGILALAFQGRRVGLNSLPYALGTGCFIGAYSVTDGIGARLSGAPVAYTVWMCLMWGVLMPPVYVLLRDGRSLIRGRRETALAAGGGLVSLAAYGIVIVAMAFGPMGSVSALRETSVVFAALIGRVFLHERLTFGRIAACSVVAIGAICIGHQSAKPPHPPIRIAPR; translated from the coding sequence ATGTCGATCGGCGTAACCCTCGTCGTTCTGCTCGCGGCACTGCTCCACGCGAGCTGGAACGCGATGCTGCGCGCCGGCACCGACCGTCTGTGGTCGATGACGGTGATGTGCATCGCGGTCGCCGCCGCCTGTGCGCTCGCCGCGCCCTTCCTGCCAATGCCGGCACGCGCGAGCTGGGGCTGCGCGATCGCCTCGGCGGTGCTCCACGTCGGCTACAATCTGTTCCTCGTCCGCACCTATCGCAGCGGCGATCTCGGCCAGACCTACCCGATCGCGCGCGGCACCTCGCCGCTGCTGGTGTCGCTCGGCGCGGCGCTGTTCGCGGGCGAATGGCCCGACGGTATCAGCATGGCCGGCGTGCTGCTCGTCTCGGGCGGAATCCTCGCGCTCGCGTTCCAGGGTCGGCGCGTCGGGCTGAACAGCCTGCCCTATGCGCTCGGCACCGGCTGCTTCATCGGCGCGTACAGCGTCACCGACGGCATCGGCGCGCGGCTGTCGGGCGCGCCCGTCGCCTACACCGTGTGGATGTGCCTGATGTGGGGCGTGCTGATGCCGCCGGTCTACGTGCTGCTGCGCGACGGACGCTCGCTGATCCGCGGCCGGCGCGAAACCGCGCTGGCGGCGGGCGGCGGCCTCGTCTCGCTCGCGGCGTACGGCATCGTCATCGTCGCGATGGCGTTCGGGCCGATGGGATCGGTCTCGGCGCTGCGCGAGACCAGCGTGGTGTTCGCCGCGCTGATCGGCCGTGTCTTCCTCCACGAACGACTCACGTTCGGGCGGATCGCGGCGTGCAGCGTCGTCGCGATCGGCGCGATATGCATCGGCCACCAAAGCGCGAAGCCGCCGCATCCGCCAATCCGCATCGCGCCGCGCTGA
- a CDS encoding CocE/NonD family hydrolase yields the protein MRAKLFLLAATALALSPAAAQVGDKSPPPPGGDIPAKFTQPEAARDYVKREVMIPMRDGTKLYTVIVYAKGLTNAPIVLTRTPYNAKGRANRMDSPSELSTLPLADEMFVKAGYIRVYQDIRGKYGSEGQYVVTRPVIGPLNPTKVDHTTDAYDTIDWLVNKANLPESNGKVGMIGSSYEGFTVVMALLHPHPALKVAAPQSPMIDGWMGDDWFHYGAFRLANIGWIGSQTGYKGEGKVPRSGGWDDYENFRNVSAGDWAKQSGYDQLPAWQRMVAHPAYDSFWQGQALDTLLAQSPSDVPTLWEQGLWDQEDMWGAIHSYESLVKAGKGASNYIVMGPWRHSQINREGRSLGAFQWNGDTAQQYREDMVLPFFNQYLKDGPAVTLPAAAIYNTGENHWDRFSRWPLACEKDCATPLTPLYLQAGKGLAFEKAASGGDSYVSDPANPVPHLPRPVSFKDGRWGDWLVSDQRSVDGRTDVVSYTTPVLTQTVRVSGVPWADIFAKTTGTDGDFVVKIIDVFPEENATDPKMGGYQLPISLDIFRGRYRDSFAKPTAIPAGKVQEYKFRLPAVNHEFLPGHKIMVQVQSSLFPLYDRNPQTFVPNIFLAKPGDYRAATVTIEHGAAGASSVLLPVVPVDQSAAMAK from the coding sequence ATGCGCGCCAAGCTCTTCCTGCTCGCTGCCACCGCCCTCGCGCTCAGCCCCGCCGCCGCACAGGTCGGCGACAAGAGCCCGCCCCCGCCGGGCGGCGACATTCCCGCCAAGTTCACCCAGCCCGAGGCGGCGCGCGATTACGTCAAGCGCGAGGTGATGATCCCGATGCGCGACGGCACCAAGCTCTACACCGTCATCGTCTACGCGAAGGGACTGACCAACGCGCCGATCGTGCTGACACGCACGCCGTACAACGCCAAGGGCCGCGCCAACCGGATGGACAGCCCGTCCGAACTCTCGACGCTGCCGCTCGCCGACGAGATGTTCGTCAAGGCGGGGTATATCCGCGTCTATCAAGACATTCGCGGCAAATACGGCTCGGAAGGCCAATATGTCGTCACGCGCCCGGTGATCGGCCCGCTCAACCCGACCAAGGTCGATCACACCACCGACGCCTATGACACGATCGACTGGCTGGTGAACAAGGCCAATTTGCCCGAATCGAACGGCAAGGTCGGCATGATCGGATCGTCCTACGAAGGCTTCACCGTGGTGATGGCGCTGCTCCATCCGCATCCGGCGCTGAAGGTCGCGGCGCCGCAAAGCCCGATGATCGACGGCTGGATGGGCGACGACTGGTTCCATTACGGCGCGTTCCGGCTCGCCAACATCGGCTGGATCGGTTCGCAGACCGGCTACAAGGGCGAGGGCAAGGTGCCGCGCTCGGGCGGGTGGGACGATTACGAGAATTTCCGTAACGTCTCGGCGGGCGATTGGGCGAAGCAATCGGGTTACGACCAGTTGCCGGCGTGGCAGCGGATGGTCGCGCATCCCGCCTATGACTCGTTCTGGCAGGGGCAGGCGCTCGACACGTTGCTCGCGCAAAGCCCGTCCGACGTGCCGACGCTCTGGGAGCAGGGGCTGTGGGACCAGGAGGATATGTGGGGCGCGATCCACAGCTATGAATCGCTCGTCAAGGCCGGCAAGGGCGCGAGCAACTACATCGTGATGGGTCCGTGGCGGCACAGCCAGATCAACCGCGAGGGGCGCAGCCTCGGCGCGTTCCAGTGGAATGGCGACACCGCGCAGCAATATCGCGAGGACATGGTGCTGCCGTTCTTCAACCAGTATCTGAAGGACGGCCCGGCGGTGACTCTGCCGGCGGCGGCGATCTACAATACGGGCGAAAACCATTGGGACAGGTTCAGCCGCTGGCCGCTCGCCTGCGAGAAGGATTGCGCGACGCCGCTGACCCCGCTGTATCTGCAAGCCGGCAAGGGCCTCGCTTTCGAGAAAGCGGCGAGCGGCGGGGATTCCTATGTGTCGGACCCGGCCAACCCGGTGCCGCATCTGCCGCGCCCGGTGAGCTTCAAGGACGGGCGCTGGGGCGACTGGCTGGTGTCCGACCAGCGCTCGGTCGACGGGCGTACCGACGTGGTGAGCTATACGACGCCGGTGCTGACTCAGACGGTGCGCGTGTCGGGCGTGCCGTGGGCGGATATCTTCGCCAAGACGACCGGCACCGACGGCGATTTCGTGGTGAAGATCATCGACGTGTTCCCGGAGGAGAATGCCACCGATCCCAAGATGGGCGGGTATCAACTGCCGATCAGCCTCGATATCTTCCGGGGCCGCTACCGCGACAGTTTCGCCAAGCCCACCGCCATTCCGGCGGGCAAGGTGCAGGAATACAAGTTCCGCCTGCCGGCGGTGAACCACGAGTTCCTGCCCGGCCACAAGATCATGGTGCAGGTCCAGTCCTCGCTGTTCCCGCTTTATGATCGCAACCCGCAGACCTTCGTGCCCAACATCTTCCTCGCCAAGCCGGGCGATTACCGCGCGGCGACGGTGACGATCGAACATGGCGCGGCGGGCGCGAGTTCGGTGCTGCTGCCGGTGGTGCCGGTCGATCAGTCGGCGGCGATGGCGAAGTAA
- a CDS encoding nuclear transport factor 2 family protein — protein sequence MPDAAEPDYDHLLRANLDRVFNQRDGDARAAALAELYVDQPVMYEPEAIVEGRAAISAIAGALLDRFGPDFVFTPDGPAVGHHGLGTLHWHAGPKDGPVAVTGADVAQITDGRIARLWVLLNPPAG from the coding sequence ATGCCGGACGCCGCCGAACCCGATTACGACCATCTGCTCCGCGCAAACCTGGACCGCGTCTTCAACCAGCGCGACGGCGACGCGCGCGCGGCGGCGCTGGCGGAACTCTACGTCGACCAGCCGGTGATGTACGAACCCGAGGCGATCGTCGAAGGCCGCGCCGCGATCTCCGCCATCGCGGGCGCGCTGCTCGATCGGTTCGGCCCCGATTTCGTCTTCACCCCCGATGGCCCTGCGGTCGGCCACCACGGCCTCGGCACGCTGCACTGGCACGCCGGGCCGAAGGACGGACCCGTCGCGGTGACCGGCGCCGATGTCGCGCAGATCACCGACGGCCGAATCGCGCGGCTCTGGGTGCTGCTCAACCCGCCTGCGGGCTGA
- the sdhD gene encoding succinate dehydrogenase, hydrophobic membrane anchor protein, producing MRGGTELGRVRGLGSAKAGAHHWLTHRITAASNLFLMLWFVIVIARLPGYDYGTVRPWLASAWVAVPMILLIVSVFWHFRLGLQVVIEDYVHAETRVALMFALNFFVVATSAIAIFSILKVAFTAAAGVPA from the coding sequence ATGCGTGGCGGTACGGAACTCGGCCGCGTCCGCGGCCTCGGCAGCGCCAAGGCCGGCGCGCATCACTGGCTGACGCATCGCATCACCGCGGCGTCCAACCTGTTCCTGATGCTGTGGTTCGTCATCGTCATCGCGCGGCTGCCCGGCTATGATTACGGGACGGTGCGGCCGTGGCTCGCCTCGGCGTGGGTGGCGGTGCCGATGATCCTGCTGATCGTCTCGGTGTTCTGGCACTTCCGGCTCGGCCTCCAGGTCGTGATCGAGGATTACGTCCATGCCGAGACTCGCGTCGCGCTGATGTTCGCGCTCAACTTCTTCGTGGTCGCCACCTCGGCGATCGCGATCTTCTCGATTCTCAAAGTGGCGTTCACCGCCGCCGCCGGAGTGCCCGCCTGA
- the sdhC gene encoding succinate dehydrogenase, cytochrome b556 subunit, which produces MASQRPAARPLSPHLSIWRWGPHMTVSILHRVTGSGMATVGTLLLVWWLAAIAGGPQSYAVFHMVFAEFGKGVLGYIFGVGLTLSFFQHMASGIRHFILDTGAGYELNSAKRAAMATFIFSVLATIAFWAFLLGAK; this is translated from the coding sequence TTGGCCAGCCAACGCCCCGCCGCCCGCCCGTTAAGCCCGCACCTCAGCATCTGGAGGTGGGGACCGCATATGACGGTTTCGATTCTCCACCGCGTGACCGGCAGCGGCATGGCGACCGTCGGCACGTTGCTGCTGGTCTGGTGGCTCGCGGCGATCGCCGGCGGCCCGCAGAGCTATGCGGTGTTCCACATGGTCTTCGCCGAATTCGGCAAGGGCGTGCTCGGCTATATCTTCGGGGTCGGGCTGACGCTGTCGTTCTTCCAGCACATGGCGAGCGGCATCCGCCACTTCATCCTCGATACCGGCGCCGGCTACGAACTGAACAGCGCCAAGCGCGCGGCGATGGCGACCTTCATCTTCTCGGTGCTCGCGACGATCGCGTTCTGGGCCTTTCTGCTGGGAGCCAAATAA
- a CDS encoding ClpP family protease, translating into MSMTRYPLLARPHIRLSGTVDQAMYTTFREALDTCPGEGTIVIALTTLGGDPEVARTMADDIRLLTEHDGREILFLGKVAVYSAGATLMSAFPVERRFLTRHTRLMIHERLIQKQLDINGPLRMCVASIKAALHEIEHSILIEEEGFRDLVKGSRVDFDTLREKAPSNWYIEAEEARDLGLVLDVI; encoded by the coding sequence ATGTCGATGACCCGTTATCCGCTGCTCGCCCGCCCGCACATCCGCCTGTCGGGCACGGTCGATCAGGCGATGTACACCACCTTCCGCGAAGCGCTCGACACCTGCCCGGGCGAGGGCACCATCGTCATCGCGCTGACCACGCTCGGCGGCGATCCCGAGGTCGCGCGCACGATGGCCGACGATATCCGCCTGCTCACCGAGCATGACGGGCGCGAGATCCTGTTTCTCGGCAAGGTCGCGGTCTATTCGGCGGGCGCGACCTTGATGTCGGCCTTCCCGGTCGAGCGCCGCTTCCTCACCCGCCACACCCGGCTGATGATCCACGAGCGGCTGATCCAGAAGCAGCTCGACATCAACGGCCCGCTGCGCATGTGCGTCGCCTCGATCAAGGCCGCCCTCCACGAGATCGAACATTCGATCCTGATCGAGGAGGAAGGCTTCCGCGATCTCGTCAAAGGCAGCCGGGTCGATTTCGACACGCTGCGCGAGAAGGCGCCCTCCAACTGGTATATCGAGGCCGAGGAAGCGCGCGATCTCGGGCTGGTGCTCGACGTGATTTAA
- the sdhA gene encoding succinate dehydrogenase flavoprotein subunit, which yields MSDAYKIIDHSYDTVVVGAGGSGLRATMGSAEAGLRTACITKVFPTRSHTVAAQGGIAASLGNNTPDHWTWHMYDTVKGSDWLGDQDAIEYMVREAPAAVYELEHAGVPFSRNEDGTIYQRPFGGHMQNMGEGPPVQRTCAAADRTGHAMLHALYQQSLKYDADFYIEYFALDLIMEKGADGVPVCRGVIALCMETGAIHRFRAQAVVLATGGYGRCYFSATSAHTCTGDGGGMVLRAGLPLQDLEFVQFHPTGIYGAGVLITEGARGEGGYLTNSEGERFMERYAPSAKDLASRDVVSRSMALEMREGRGVGEHKDHIFLHLDHIDPKVLAERLPGITESGKIFAGVDLARQPLPVTPTVHYNMGGIPCNYHGQVVTKVGDDPEVAVPGLFAVGEAACVSVHGANRLGSNSLIDLVVFGRATGLHLKETLKPNATQQPLPKDSADLALARLDRFRNANGSSTTAEIRLDMQRTMQKHAAVFRDSALLSEGVAKMQQVNKRLQDVRVTDRSLIWNTDLVETLELDNLMCQAVATITSAEARKESRGAHAHEDFPDRDDTNWMKHTISWFDGWGGSDGKVTLDYRPVHDYTLTDDAEYIKPKKRVY from the coding sequence ATGTCTGACGCCTACAAGATCATCGACCACAGCTACGACACCGTCGTGGTCGGCGCCGGCGGTTCGGGCCTGCGCGCGACGATGGGCAGCGCCGAGGCCGGCCTGCGCACCGCCTGCATCACCAAGGTGTTCCCGACTCGCAGCCACACGGTCGCCGCGCAGGGCGGCATCGCCGCGAGCCTCGGCAACAACACGCCCGATCATTGGACGTGGCACATGTACGATACCGTCAAGGGTTCCGACTGGCTCGGCGACCAGGACGCGATCGAGTACATGGTCCGCGAAGCCCCCGCCGCCGTCTACGAGCTCGAACATGCCGGCGTGCCGTTCAGCCGCAACGAGGACGGCACGATCTACCAGCGTCCGTTCGGCGGGCACATGCAGAACATGGGGGAAGGCCCGCCCGTACAGCGCACCTGCGCCGCCGCCGACCGTACCGGCCACGCGATGCTCCACGCGCTCTACCAGCAGAGCCTCAAGTACGACGCCGATTTCTACATCGAATATTTCGCGCTCGATCTCATCATGGAGAAGGGTGCCGACGGCGTGCCGGTCTGCCGTGGCGTGATCGCGCTCTGCATGGAAACCGGCGCGATCCACCGCTTCCGCGCGCAGGCGGTGGTGCTGGCGACCGGCGGCTATGGCCGCTGTTATTTCTCGGCGACTTCGGCGCACACCTGCACCGGCGACGGCGGCGGCATGGTGCTGCGCGCCGGCCTGCCCCTGCAGGATCTCGAATTCGTCCAGTTCCACCCGACCGGCATCTACGGCGCCGGCGTTCTCATCACCGAGGGTGCGCGCGGCGAAGGCGGCTATCTCACCAATTCCGAGGGCGAGCGCTTCATGGAGCGCTACGCCCCTTCCGCCAAGGATCTCGCCTCGCGCGATGTCGTCTCGCGCTCGATGGCGCTGGAAATGCGCGAAGGCCGCGGCGTCGGCGAGCACAAGGACCATATCTTCCTGCACCTCGATCACATCGATCCCAAGGTGCTGGCCGAACGGCTTCCCGGCATCACCGAGAGCGGCAAGATCTTCGCCGGTGTTGATCTCGCGCGCCAGCCGCTCCCCGTCACGCCGACGGTGCATTACAACATGGGCGGCATCCCGTGTAACTATCACGGCCAGGTCGTCACCAAGGTCGGCGACGATCCCGAAGTCGCCGTGCCCGGCCTGTTCGCGGTCGGCGAGGCGGCGTGCGTCTCGGTCCACGGCGCCAACCGGCTCGGCTCGAACTCGCTGATCGATCTCGTCGTGTTCGGCCGCGCGACCGGCCTGCACCTCAAGGAGACGCTCAAGCCCAACGCCACGCAGCAGCCGCTCCCCAAGGACTCGGCCGATCTCGCGCTCGCGCGGCTCGACCGTTTCCGCAACGCCAACGGCAGCTCGACGACGGCGGAAATCCGGCTCGACATGCAGCGCACGATGCAGAAGCACGCGGCGGTGTTCCGCGACAGCGCGCTGCTCAGCGAAGGCGTCGCCAAGATGCAGCAGGTCAACAAGCGCCTTCAGGACGTCCGCGTCACCGATCGGTCGCTGATCTGGAACACCGATCTGGTCGAGACGCTCGAACTCGACAACCTCATGTGCCAGGCGGTCGCCACGATCACCAGCGCCGAAGCCCGCAAGGAATCGCGCGGCGCCCACGCGCACGAGGATTTCCCCGATCGCGACGACACCAACTGGATGAAGCACACGATTTCGTGGTTCGACGGCTGGGGCGGCTCGGACGGCAAGGTGACGCTCGATTACCGCCCGGTCCACGATTACACGCTGACCGACGACGCCGAGTATATCAAACCGAAGAAACGCGTTTACTAA
- a CDS encoding methyl-accepting chemotaxis protein → MPAPGAIAATFDIGARMRAFDMDPAMLATCRALWAILEPDARAISEGYWAQWLRRFSDERVWARHETERMIEIGCTFLRDRFLDPAGRAWIESIERSVASAARGGIAPMALLAMICASDQVALTVLLKRVSADDARLPAMLDALMRLSALEADVTGSIYRSYEEHAALVARERLATQFREGITEVVESAAEGSAALRAHSVRTSAATRGMLAKTSQVAAAAEQSAVTMRDAAQTAAGLIRAIDDARGEVEAAAEIATRASAQASQAVGMSEALSDHAKSIESILGLIRDIAGQTNLLALNATIEAARAGDAGRGFAVVAQEVKSLAKQTARATDDIAAKIAAIQSATRSTVVTNASIQSTVAEVQDSANRIRHAMKAQAQTATAITAAVDETARAADSMSHTIAAIREDTESVASDVDQVGRGFDTLNGKLGTLKTSAADFVAQVAA, encoded by the coding sequence CTGCCCGCACCCGGTGCCATCGCGGCGACGTTCGATATCGGCGCGCGGATGCGCGCGTTCGACATGGACCCGGCGATGCTGGCGACCTGTCGCGCGTTGTGGGCGATCCTCGAACCCGATGCGCGGGCGATTTCCGAAGGCTATTGGGCGCAGTGGCTGCGCCGCTTTTCCGACGAGCGCGTCTGGGCGCGGCACGAGACCGAGCGGATGATCGAGATCGGCTGCACCTTCCTGCGCGACCGCTTCCTCGATCCCGCCGGGCGCGCGTGGATCGAGTCGATCGAACGCTCGGTCGCTTCGGCGGCGCGCGGCGGCATCGCGCCGATGGCGCTGCTCGCGATGATCTGCGCGAGCGATCAGGTCGCGCTGACGGTGCTGCTCAAGCGGGTCAGCGCGGACGACGCGCGGTTGCCGGCGATGCTCGATGCGCTGATGCGGCTGTCGGCACTGGAGGCCGATGTCACCGGATCGATCTATCGCAGCTATGAGGAGCATGCCGCGCTCGTCGCGCGCGAGCGACTCGCCACCCAGTTCCGCGAGGGCATCACCGAAGTGGTTGAAAGCGCGGCCGAAGGCAGCGCGGCGCTGCGCGCGCATTCGGTGCGGACATCGGCCGCGACTCGCGGGATGCTCGCCAAGACCTCGCAGGTCGCCGCCGCCGCCGAGCAATCGGCGGTGACGATGCGCGATGCGGCGCAGACCGCGGCTGGCCTCATCCGCGCGATCGACGATGCGCGCGGCGAAGTCGAGGCCGCCGCCGAGATCGCCACGCGCGCGTCGGCGCAGGCGAGTCAGGCGGTCGGCATGTCCGAGGCGCTGAGCGATCACGCCAAGTCGATCGAATCGATCCTCGGCCTGATTCGCGATATCGCCGGGCAGACCAATCTGCTCGCGCTGAACGCGACGATCGAGGCGGCGCGCGCGGGCGATGCCGGGCGCGGCTTCGCGGTGGTCGCGCAGGAGGTGAAGAGCCTCGCCAAGCAGACCGCGCGCGCGACCGACGATATCGCCGCCAAGATCGCCGCGATCCAGTCCGCGACGCGATCGACCGTGGTGACCAACGCCTCGATCCAGTCGACCGTCGCCGAGGTGCAGGACAGCGCCAACCGAATCCGCCACGCGATGAAGGCGCAGGCGCAGACCGCCACCGCGATCACCGCCGCCGTCGACGAAACCGCGCGCGCCGCCGATTCGATGTCGCACACCATCGCCGCGATCCGCGAGGATACCGAGAGCGTCGCGTCCGACGTCGATCAGGTCGGGCGCGGCTTCGATACGCTCAACGGCAAGCTCGGCACGCTCAAGACCAGCGCGGCCGATTTCGTTGCGCAGGTCGCCGCCTGA
- the creD gene encoding cell envelope integrity protein CreD — protein sequence MQDAIRPERTPAIKMLFAGVIAALLAVPLFTVYLLVYDRQAQSRTARASIAEGWGGAQTIAGPLLAIPYLAQTEETVSEGGKQVTKTATVWRTLTLTPDVAAIDSTLAPQVRRRSIYETVVYEARNRGTARFSLPADLGRYGVAREALALDRAELHFGVSDAGGLVGAPPVVAVEGRRLALQPGKGPRATGGSGFFTAFDASTLGSKPLGVTYDYQVRGNGSLALAPQGGDTAWTVRSSWPSPSFQGDLLPGTSNVSAKGFAATWRVGNLALGRALVSTDADQAADSLPVTQARVDLVTPVDVYDQVNRSVKYGFLFIGFTFMAFLMFDLIGGARVSPIELGLVGAGLVLFFVMLLAFAEVTGFLIAYVVAAAAIIGLLTAYSSAVLRSRTRAGYIAALLVALYGVLYVLLSLEAYSLLIGSLLLFAALAGVMYLTRGMDWGQRG from the coding sequence ATGCAGGACGCTATTCGGCCGGAGCGTACCCCGGCCATCAAGATGCTGTTTGCGGGCGTGATCGCGGCCTTGCTCGCGGTGCCGCTCTTCACCGTCTATCTCCTCGTCTACGATCGCCAGGCGCAGTCGCGCACCGCGCGCGCCTCGATCGCCGAAGGGTGGGGCGGGGCGCAGACGATCGCCGGGCCGCTGCTCGCCATTCCCTATCTCGCGCAGACCGAGGAGACGGTGAGCGAAGGCGGCAAGCAGGTGACCAAGACCGCGACCGTATGGCGCACGCTGACGCTGACCCCCGACGTCGCCGCGATCGACTCGACGCTCGCGCCGCAAGTGCGGCGGCGGTCGATCTACGAGACGGTGGTGTATGAAGCGCGCAACCGCGGCACCGCGCGCTTCAGCCTGCCAGCCGATCTCGGCCGCTATGGCGTGGCGCGCGAGGCGCTCGCGCTCGACCGCGCCGAACTGCACTTCGGGGTGAGCGATGCGGGCGGGCTGGTCGGCGCGCCGCCGGTGGTGGCGGTCGAGGGGCGGCGGCTCGCGCTGCAACCGGGAAAGGGGCCGCGCGCGACCGGCGGATCGGGCTTCTTCACCGCGTTCGACGCGAGTACGCTCGGATCGAAGCCGCTTGGCGTCACCTATGATTATCAGGTGCGCGGCAACGGTAGCCTCGCGCTCGCCCCGCAGGGCGGCGACACCGCGTGGACGGTGCGCTCGTCATGGCCGAGCCCGAGCTTCCAGGGTGATCTGCTGCCGGGCACGTCGAACGTGTCGGCCAAGGGTTTCGCCGCGACGTGGCGAGTCGGCAACCTCGCGCTGGGCCGCGCGCTGGTTTCGACCGATGCCGATCAGGCCGCCGACAGCCTGCCGGTGACTCAGGCGCGAGTCGATCTGGTCACGCCGGTCGACGTGTACGATCAGGTCAACCGCTCGGTGAAATATGGTTTCCTGTTCATCGGCTTCACCTTCATGGCGTTCCTGATGTTCGATCTGATCGGCGGCGCGCGGGTTTCGCCGATCGAGCTTGGGCTGGTCGGCGCCGGGCTGGTGCTGTTCTTCGTGATGCTGCTGGCGTTCGCCGAGGTGACGGGCTTCCTGATCGCCTATGTCGTCGCGGCGGCGGCGATCATCGGGTTGCTCACCGCCTATTCCTCGGCGGTGCTGCGGAGCCGAACGCGCGCCGGGTACATCGCGGCGTTGCTCGTCGCTCTGTACGGCGTGCTCTACGTGTTGCTCAGCCTCGAAGCCTATTCGCTGCTGATCGGATCGCTCCTGCTGTTCGCGGCGCTCGCCGGGGTGATGTACCTGACGCGCGGCATGGACTGGGGGCAGCGCGGGTGA